The DNA window TCTCACACTGACCTGTTCCATGTCCTGGGATTTTATAGTAACATTCTATTCACAGGCCAATACCCGgctaaaattgcttttttaaatgcatgatTTGCAAGTTGAGCTATAAAAAAACGAAGAAAAAGCATTATTTCTAAAATACTATTCCCCCTTTAGAAAGAACCTTAAAACCCTTTGAAATACATCAAATAGGGTAACATCCTTTTATCAGCATCAATCTCGATTACATCAAGATACCGTTAGAAACATGAACAGTTTCTTTTCTTGTcaattttctttttctaatACCTTTTAAAACATCCTAATGAGGATGTTAGATACTCTGGACAAATATTTCACCCCAGAGAAAACATACGCTACAGTGCTATGAATTCCCTGTGGCTCAGAAGGAATTCTTTACAATAGAGATGAGTCTGTTTAGTCCGTTTAGAGAAACCGTCATCAAGAACTTGTGTGAGGAGGCgagaaagaagaaagagaaagtcgaagagatagaaagatagaaagaCACAGGAAGAGAAACCATTCATTTCAGTTACACAAGTTCAATTGCTCAAAATTCAAAGTGCTAGAACATCTCACTTTTCCCCAACTTTGATACACAGTCTTTTGCCTCAGAAGAGTCTTTTTAACACAGTTGAACACAGTAATATGGTCTCAATGTTTTGCTTCAATCCTCCTTGCGCTCCAGAGTCTGTGTGTTGTGGATGCCGTTGCTGTAGACGGGAAACGGAAGCGTGGAAAAGAGTCCCTCTGCTGTGGTGAAGACGTTAGCAGCAGGCATCTGCGTGAGTCCAGCTCCGCTGACTGCGGCCCCAAAGGGGGTGGACATGTTGAGCCGGTGAACGTGATGGTAAAGCATCTCCATGGGTGTCTTGGGGTCTATTCCAAAGCCGGGCCCGTCCACAAAGTTCACAGCAGTGTGGGCATTAGGCAGCAGGTTTCCCTGCATGGCCAGGCTGACATCTGCCGGGGCGTATCGGATTGTTCCAGTGGTGTAGACTCGCGGGGAAGCCGTGCTGGTGGCGGCAAGCGTGCCTGTGACTCTGTGCACCAATGGAAGCACCACGTTCCCCGCTTGTAACCTCTGCAGGGCTTCCAGATCACTGGTGTAGAGCAGAGAACCGGAGGAGGTGGGCGTACCCTGCTGCTTGTCCCGCGGCGAGGCAGACAGAGGTGGGGAGAGCGGGTCAGCGGTGGTGGAACTGGAAGGAGGAACCAAGCTGCCTTGAGTTGCGCTGGAGACGGAGGTGGGGGCGCTGTTATTGTTGCCACTGCTACTGTTGCCACTGAAGTTGGGCTTTCTGCTGCCTCCTCCACCCTCGGCCCCAGGTGGAGTAAGGACGGAGTCGGGGATGGACACCTGCAGGCCGGCAGGCGGAGGGGAAGGGAAGGTGTCATGGGGTTTTGTCATGCTGTAGGGAGACTCGTTACGGGAGATCTCTCGATTGGGTGGGTAGTTCCAGATGCTGCTGTCGTTGTCGAAGTTTATAGGTTCTGACATCTCAGTCTTGATCTTCAGCACAGAGGAACTGGTCGGGGAGGGTGGAAGCAGAAGGGGAGGCTGGTCTCCGAGGGTGGGGTCCAGGCTGCCAGGGCTGGGGGTGGCAGCAGCCGAGGGAGACAGACGGAGACGTTGCCGGCTACCATCCCATTTCTGCtttttcctcctcttctttCTCTTCTGGTGTTTACTCATTGCCGGCCCACTCAGCTCTCGTCCACTGTTGCAGTCCTTCACAATATCTTCTGCATCATCCTCTTCTTCTGAGGAGCAAGAGGAGGGCGAGTCCTGCAATTCCTCCACCTCGCCGTCGCCATAATGCTCTACCTTTATGTGTAAACCACCCAGGCGGCCCTCCTTGTGGTCAGTTTCACAGTCAGAAGGTTCCAGACTATCATCACTGTCCTGACTTTCTGGATTGCTGGAACTGTCTCCTTCCTCCTGTCGTCTCATTTCTTGCTCTGGCGGCCGGCCCGTCTGTTTCTTACTGTCTGACTCTGGATCTTCACTGTTCTCGGAAGACTGATTCCCCTTCCCATCTGACTTGGAGTTTTCGTTGTCTTCTGGGAGAAAGAAAAAGTTTAGAGGACAAGTTTCCATACACATCATCATAGTTTATTAGACAAAGGTAAGGTTCCTCATAGTTCACTAAACATGATCAGGAGTTTAACATTAAGGGTTTTCATTTAAATCTTAGATAGTTGGAAGTGCTCCAGTTGGATATATATTATGCTTCTAAAGTACAGGACACAATTGCACTGGGGACACAAACTGTTCTTTGATGTTCTTTGTTTTGGCTACAGCATTAGCCACTGCTGACTTATATATGATGTGATGTATCGTTAGTCATTTGGTTTGTCATGAAAATTCTGTTCAGTGACCTTGATGGGGATGGGGATAGGGATGGGATTTGGAAATTCTGGCCTTAGGAAAAACATGTCTTCATTGGAAGAAAAcagtgagagagacagagagataaagagacagagaaagacaGAAGGAGAAGGCGGGTGTAGAGATGGGTAGGGAGTCTGAGAGGAGAAGAGGGCATGGTTTGGTCCAGCTGCAGCTGGCACAGTCTGTAACCTTTGTGATGAAGGCTGGCAAGAGGCTCGGCAGGCAGCGATGCTCAGGGGCCAATATGTTGGCACTTTCCCCAGACTGTCAACCGGCCTTGTTCATTCACAGCCTCCACCATCTCTGGAATCTCACTTCATTTTCTTTTggaatgtataattaatatttccAACTGGCTGTGGAGTTTTAATTGACTATTTACACCAGTTTTAGGGACATGTCGAAAGCACCACATTTCCTTGTCCTACATAATTTCCAGTAATTACTAGAATGAAGATATTTTACACAGTAAGAGACCTCAGATGAGACATTTGGTTAAAAGAAAAGTGTGTTGTGCGTAGTGTTATTTTACAAGGCTACttgatttaaaatttatttaaaatatataatctgATGTCACCTGGAACAGTTCCATGAACAGGGACAAAAATCATGGAGCAAAAAGAACTgactttaattctcctgctcaaGGGCATAATAATGGGTTTATGGCTTGCTCCATGTAGGGATCAAACCAGCAACCTTCCACTTGTTCTTAATTGTTTTGTAGCAAATAGTATCATATTCGCAATGGAATGTGACGAGAGTGGTACGCTACCAGAGTTCTCCTTGGAGTCGGATTCAGAATCTGATGTTTCCGAGGACTCTGATGCTTTCTCTGGCAGGTTAGGCAGCTGTGCGATATCCATAGGTGTGTCTTTGTACTCGGGATTACTGCCCATTAAAAAAGAAACCACAAAAAAAGGCACATTTAGAAGATAGAAGTTATTCTCTTTGCCAGCTGAGAATCATTCACAGCTGTGTGAAACATCCTTCACTCCCTTCTCTAGAATCCTGATTGATTCACTGCGGCTCAAACCACAGAGCATTCTAATGATCTCTAAGCCCGTACACAGACCCAAAAGCACTTTGGTGAAGATTGGTGTGTTTAGCCTTCGTCATCTTACAAAAAAAGAGACTATTACTCTCTCGAATGGGAAATACTTTCATCTTGTTACAGTGCCGTATGGAACAAATCTAAATCTAAAGATATGGCATTTTCATCAAAGTAAAAGACTCATATACCTCAGTACATAGTTGACCCAGATGATGTTTTTTTCATTGGCGTTCTTGGCGTTGATTGCAATAGTGGCACTGGACTGAATCCAGATATAACCTCCATTCTTCTGAATCCAGCGGTAATACTTTGTCACACATTGACCTTTATTCATCACTATAGAAAGAGGAGAGGATACAAGAGAGGAAAGGAAGGAAAATAGAAGAGGAATAAACCTGTGAACAATTTAATAGATGAAATGAGACTGCTTGAGTCAAAAGTTTACAGTAATGCGTATACTCAGGTTTAATTACAACAACGatttttaataatcataatatttGCATTTAGTGCACCCAGGAAAAGCTCAACCCTATCCATTATTTCATGCTGTGTTAACATCTTGAACATTATTAATCTCCAAGGCCCAGCAGAGGGCGCTGTGACTGTTTGCTAAGGGCTCTGTAATTGTGTCCTTGTCTGAGGCTACTCATGTGAAGACACTGTGGCAGTTGCCATAATTTTGGCTAAATTAAGCGCTAAATGGCGATCTCAAATAATATGAATTTGCATTAATCATTGTTCTGCAAAACAGAAACAGTCTGAATCCAAGCACGGCCGTAAATTCAGATTCTGGGTTTAATTACAGCTACAAATAGCCCTTTCCATAAAAAGAGTCCATTGAGAAGaatgatttatataagaatAAGTCTAGTAATTAAAATCATTACAGACTAATAGCATTGTTTAAGAGCCCGTCCCAAAGGCTCTGATAATTGACTTTAGTTCACAGACTACTTTCTGTACCAATAAATGTAAAACTAAGCTGTAACTCCAGAAAATTGAGACAAAAAGCCATGAGTTGTTTATCTGACTTGTTCGCTGTGGCCAGTGAGCATGCCCTTGACTCACCTTCATTCTCTTCAACAGAGTTTACATGCTACTGAGTGTCTATGGAAGGGTTCAGTATACATGGAATGTATCTAAGCGAAAGTGCTGTAAAACATATTTTGCATGTGAAATGACAGAACTGATGTTAAAAAAAACCCCTGCTATGGTAgatattccataaaaacaacTTCAACTGTACTAATTTAAGAAGAGATGaaaattttaactttttcttttgaaatagttttaaaatcttactgttatatttagatagatagctagagagacagacagaaccCCCCCATCTGTGAATACACGAGTCTGAGCGGTCCCTTTAAACCCTCATTACTGTCTACAAGTTTCCAGGACATTTTTTCCCTCTGCCTTTAAACCTGATCTCATCTGCATTGCATTTGATGTGCTGGCCCTCTCGGCTCCGCCCGGCACCACGTCTGTACAGGTGAGGCTTATTTTTTAACCCCCTTTCAGTTACGCTGCCATTAAATCAATCAGGGGCTGCTTGAGTTATTGATTTAGTGGTAATGAAGCCACCCCCTTTCTCTCTCCCCCTCCTCGCTCTTCACTTTCTGTATCCCTTTTTTTCCGGTGCAGGAGTCGTTGGCTGCTTTTGGAGGCTTTAAAAGGAATACGGCCTCTTTAATCTGCCTGCCTTCTCCTGGAGCCTCGGGCAAGCCTGCAGGAcgatatctctctctctctctgtctctttcccTCTCTACTTCCGTTCTTTCTCATTCtatctctctcgctctctctgcgCCAGGGCCTCTGTCCTTCAGTTCTGTTAAATCACTTGGATCCCTTCCATAATAGCAGCTACCTTTCAGATACCCTTTACCCAGCGTGGCCTCACTTCCAGCAGGAGGGGTAGAGGGTGTCACTGTCATATAAAAGTAAGTAATTTACACCCGTGAAATTGCTTTATGGAAAAGTCCTTGCAGTCCACTGGGGTATTATTGTAAAGACAAGCCTTTTATGAATGAGAGAGCAGACATGCAGATCTGCGGCACCTAGGCAGGGTTTGGCTGGACAAGTGAATTGGAGGTTTCTAACATGTATTCTTTGGGTCAAATGGCGAAACTTCACCAGCAGAGGAAGTCAACATGTTGGCCAATATATCaatcaatattttcaaaacACTATCACAGTTTCAAGGCATTTAGAATAGCTACACGTAAAGATGCAATCATCTGGTGGTTTTAAAGATGTCCCAGTGTTGTAAATTCCAGATAAATCCAGTTTCTAACTCGTCAAAGCTTGCTGTTTATGGCCATGCACTGGTTGAGAAGCCCAGCCAATGGGACAGAAGTCAGACTAGTTAGAGCTGCTTGACAACCTTGGCTAAACCttacattaaaggaacactccactttttttgaaaataggctcattttccaactcccctagagataacagttgagttttaccgttttcgaatccattcagccgatctccggttctggcggtactacttttagcatagcttagcgtagttcattgaatctgattagaccgttagcatcgcgcttaaaaatgaccaaagagttttgatttggcagcaaagttccttgattattacgcctgaatgagagtatagttcctagccatatcagcctagaaaatcgcaactttttattttccgtcggtcttagtacacgatttaactacagaagagtcaagttttaaataggaaaaatatcaaaactctttggtcatttttaaacgcgatgctaatggtctaatcagattcaatgaactatgctaagctatgctaaaagtggtaccgccagaaccggagatcggctgaatggattcgaaaacggtaaaactcaactg is part of the Chanodichthys erythropterus isolate Z2021 chromosome 18, ASM2448905v1, whole genome shotgun sequence genome and encodes:
- the LOC137006704 gene encoding neuronal PAS domain-containing protein 3; this translates as MIRIFPDFSVQVTAAAAAGAGAGGGMPAASRVPGATNGNPQNVQGLTSYQQSEPYWERSANASSCSATRPKTLHLGGQQHTSSPWLQALRKEKSRDAARSRRGKENFEFYELAKMLPLPGAITSQLDKASIIRLTISYLKMRDFANQGDPPWNLRIEGPPPNTSVKAIGSQRRRSPSAVASEIFEPHLGSHILQSLDGFVFALNKEGRFLYISETVSIYLGLSQVELTGSSVFDYVHPGDHVEMAEQLGMKLPPGRGLLSQGGGAEDGASSASSSSHSETPEPVESSSPSLLSPDNSLERSFFVRMKSTLTKRGVHIKSSGYKVIHITGRLRIRMALTHSRSVPNQIMGMVVVAHALPPPTINEVRIDCQMFVTRVNMDLNIVYCENRISDYMDLTPVDIVGKRCYHFIHAEDVEGIRQSHLDLMNKGQCVTKYYRWIQKNGGYIWIQSSATIAINAKNANEKNIIWVNYVLSNPEYKDTPMDIAQLPNLPEKASESSETSDSESDSKENSEDNENSKSDGKGNQSSENSEDPESDSKKQTGRPPEQEMRRQEEGDSSSNPESQDSDDSLEPSDCETDHKEGRLGGLHIKVEHYGDGEVEELQDSPSSCSSEEEDDAEDIVKDCNSGRELSGPAMSKHQKRKKRRKKQKWDGSRQRLRLSPSAAATPSPGSLDPTLGDQPPLLLPPSPTSSSVLKIKTEMSEPINFDNDSSIWNYPPNREISRNESPYSMTKPHDTFPSPPPAGLQVSIPDSVLTPPGAEGGGGSRKPNFSGNSSSGNNNSAPTSVSSATQGSLVPPSSSTTADPLSPPLSASPRDKQQGTPTSSGSLLYTSDLEALQRLQAGNVVLPLVHRVTGTLAATSTASPRVYTTGTIRYAPADVSLAMQGNLLPNAHTAVNFVDGPGFGIDPKTPMEMLYHHVHRLNMSTPFGAAVSGAGLTQMPAANVFTTAEGLFSTLPFPVYSNGIHNTQTLERKED